The following are encoded in a window of Streptomyces antimycoticus genomic DNA:
- a CDS encoding methyltransferase domain-containing protein, with amino-acid sequence MSDYDALRQRLDKAMDQHGLWPARSTWTRQAVADTPRHAFAPDRLWRWDGRTYQPLDRGAGPDRWAAEVYGRPFDAAVTQITDDAPSSSLSCPSIVVDMLDSLMLEPGHRVLELGAGTGWNAALLTWRAGPGRVVSLEVDDELARQAKERLDAADTDAAVVAADGADGWPPGAPYDRVMSTYAVEQVPWAWVEQTRPGGRIVTPWGRLGHVALTVADDCRSAVGWMQGLATFMPARGTPPASSWPHVRGTGPADDERPFARDLHPLKDDAHLLFALRIHLPDVQISTGVDDDGVNVWIHDGVASWATLTTLPDGEARACQGGPRRLADELEPAWDWWLAEGQPTLYDFGMTVGPERQYVWCRDAATGPRWPLQAHGRAAV; translated from the coding sequence GTGTCCGACTACGACGCCCTGCGGCAGCGGCTGGACAAGGCCATGGACCAGCACGGGCTGTGGCCCGCCCGCTCGACCTGGACACGGCAGGCCGTCGCCGACACACCACGGCACGCCTTCGCACCGGACCGGCTGTGGCGCTGGGACGGCCGCACCTACCAGCCGCTCGACCGCGGCGCCGGCCCCGACCGGTGGGCCGCCGAGGTGTACGGCCGGCCCTTCGACGCGGCCGTCACCCAGATCACCGACGACGCGCCCTCCTCGAGCCTGTCGTGTCCGTCGATCGTGGTGGACATGCTCGACTCCCTGATGCTCGAACCGGGCCATCGCGTCCTCGAGCTGGGCGCCGGGACGGGTTGGAACGCCGCTCTCCTCACCTGGCGCGCGGGCCCCGGGCGAGTGGTCAGTCTCGAGGTGGACGACGAATTGGCCCGGCAGGCCAAGGAACGCCTCGACGCGGCCGACACCGACGCGGCGGTCGTGGCCGCCGACGGCGCCGATGGCTGGCCGCCTGGCGCACCGTATGACCGGGTGATGTCCACCTACGCCGTCGAGCAGGTGCCCTGGGCGTGGGTAGAGCAGACGCGGCCGGGCGGGAGGATCGTCACCCCGTGGGGGCGGCTGGGGCACGTCGCGCTGACCGTCGCCGACGACTGCCGCTCAGCGGTGGGGTGGATGCAGGGGCTGGCGACGTTCATGCCCGCCCGCGGCACACCGCCCGCGAGCAGCTGGCCGCATGTGCGCGGCACCGGCCCTGCCGACGACGAACGCCCCTTCGCACGGGACCTGCACCCGCTGAAGGACGACGCGCACCTGCTGTTCGCTCTGCGCATCCACCTCCCCGACGTGCAGATCAGCACGGGCGTGGACGACGACGGCGTGAACGTATGGATCCACGACGGCGTCGCCTCCTGGGCCACCCTCACCACACTCCCCGACGGGGAGGCCCGCGCGTGTCAGGGCGGGCCGCGGCGCCTGGCCGACGAACTGGAGCCCGCCTGGGACTGGTGGCTGGCTGAAGGACAGCCGACGCTGTACGACTTCGGCATGACCGTGGGACCCGAGCGCCAGTACGTATGGTGCCGGGATGCGGCAACGGGGCCGCGCTGGCCGCTCCAGGCCCACGGCCGGGCCGCGGTGTAG
- a CDS encoding peptidase inhibitor family I36 protein, whose translation MNHLSRGLVAAALTVLLLTAAAPAAAPAATSAEIDCPGGYVCIYPETNFGGQPWVKRAVDGSVKDLPSAIRDRGSSVRNNSDRTARVYEKRNYSGRWVCVTKSGGSIHDLRGYNLNDQTRSLRINRNDCG comes from the coding sequence GTGAACCATCTTTCCCGCGGCCTGGTGGCCGCCGCGCTGACCGTGCTCCTACTGACCGCCGCGGCGCCCGCTGCCGCGCCGGCTGCCACGTCGGCAGAGATCGACTGCCCCGGCGGCTACGTGTGCATCTACCCCGAGACCAACTTCGGCGGGCAGCCGTGGGTGAAGCGGGCTGTCGACGGCAGCGTGAAGGACCTGCCCTCCGCCATCCGCGACCGCGGCAGCTCGGTGCGCAACAACTCCGACCGCACGGCCCGCGTCTACGAGAAGCGCAACTACTCCGGCCGGTGGGTGTGCGTCACCAAGAGCGGCGGTTCGATCCACGACCTACGTGGCTACAACCTCAACGACCAGACGCGCTCTCTGCGCATCAACCGCAACGACTGCGGCTGA
- a CDS encoding sigma-70 family RNA polymerase sigma factor has translation MGDSTSESAASPDAGAPQPVRVPLQLPLDFEAFYLGHQELFHDYAETQLGGRRAAEEAIHKAFLEILASWDQLLQEGNLEQRAWAVVRRIVGRRLETEGRPPAFVINGPIEQALRAARDKLRVMQSGTGLYEAIAELPPRQFDVVVLRYILEYPTARIAWFMGLSDRTVDYHCRKAKERLRVQLGLPAKSQEAKEGNGQ, from the coding sequence ATCGGTGACAGCACTTCCGAAAGCGCCGCGTCTCCGGACGCAGGAGCGCCTCAGCCGGTGCGCGTTCCGCTGCAGCTCCCGCTGGACTTCGAGGCCTTCTACCTCGGACATCAGGAGCTCTTCCACGACTACGCCGAGACCCAGCTCGGCGGCCGCCGCGCGGCCGAGGAAGCGATCCACAAGGCCTTCCTCGAGATCCTGGCGAGCTGGGACCAACTGCTGCAGGAGGGCAACCTGGAGCAGCGCGCCTGGGCGGTCGTCCGCCGGATCGTGGGACGGAGGCTGGAGACCGAGGGACGGCCGCCGGCGTTCGTCATCAACGGCCCGATCGAACAGGCCCTGCGTGCCGCCCGGGACAAGCTGAGGGTCATGCAGAGCGGCACCGGACTGTACGAGGCGATAGCCGAACTTCCGCCCCGCCAGTTCGACGTGGTGGTCCTGCGCTACATCCTGGAATACCCCACCGCCCGGATCGCCTGGTTCATGGGCCTGAGCGACCGCACCGTGGACTACCACTGCCGCAAAGCCAAGGAACGTCTGCGAGTGCAGCTGGGACTCCCCGCCAAATCCCAGGAAGCCAAGGAAGGAAACGGACAGTGA
- a CDS encoding DUF6233 domain-containing protein, producing MTDAFSPDSPDPDAPGPPAWAELADGQSVTAQVIGRIHRPGTGGGWWYELRLPIWAEAQLPDRITVVPDSVVFCVPARLLTPIEDIDYSGVPTRRERPPGRPPRSIPAAPAGRWSVQHLPAPVGGPGRRVIHHESCWIPTGDPDLTLDQALRELARPGSEACAACDARHLPRS from the coding sequence GTGACGGACGCCTTCAGCCCCGACAGCCCGGACCCGGACGCCCCCGGACCGCCGGCATGGGCCGAGCTCGCTGACGGCCAGAGCGTCACGGCCCAGGTCATCGGCCGCATTCATCGCCCCGGCACCGGAGGCGGCTGGTGGTACGAGCTCCGCCTGCCCATCTGGGCCGAAGCGCAGCTCCCGGACCGCATCACGGTCGTACCCGACTCGGTCGTCTTCTGTGTCCCCGCTCGCCTGCTCACTCCCATCGAGGACATCGACTACTCCGGCGTGCCGACCCGGCGGGAACGCCCGCCAGGCCGACCGCCCCGCTCCATCCCCGCCGCCCCGGCAGGCCGGTGGAGCGTGCAGCACCTGCCCGCGCCCGTTGGCGGCCCCGGGCGCCGGGTCATCCACCACGAGTCGTGCTGGATACCGACCGGCGACCCGGACCTCACGCTCGACCAGGCGCTGCGCGAGCTCGCCCGACCGGGCAGCGAAGCATGTGCCGCCTGCGACGCCCGTCACCTCCCGCGGTCCTGA
- the ku gene encoding non-homologous end joining protein Ku has product MPRPVWSGAVSFGLVTIPIKVMPATEDHSISFRQIHTADGGRIRNRKVCEIEDRVLDPDEIGRAYEASKDQLVAISDQELDDLPLPTAKAIDVEAFVEAERLDPIRFGKPYFLQADGAVAAKPYVLLREALQRSDKVAVAKFAWHNRERLGALRVVGDAIVLQVLHWPDEIRSAEGLAPRAVDISDSEVEEAMALMEAIGGTDISQYRDQYRAAVEAVIEAKTAGVEPPEIEAPAEPKGKVVDLMAALQDSVRAAKKSRGEDTGDEAEVHEISGQRPAPKKKAAKKTSAKKASTGGKKTAAKKTSRKRPAS; this is encoded by the coding sequence ATGCCACGCCCTGTCTGGTCTGGAGCCGTGTCCTTCGGCCTTGTGACGATTCCGATCAAGGTCATGCCCGCGACCGAGGACCACTCGATCAGCTTCCGGCAGATCCACACCGCCGACGGCGGCCGCATCCGCAACCGCAAGGTCTGCGAGATCGAAGACCGCGTACTCGACCCGGACGAGATCGGGCGAGCCTACGAAGCCTCCAAAGATCAGCTCGTGGCCATCAGTGACCAGGAACTCGACGACCTTCCCTTGCCCACCGCCAAGGCCATCGATGTCGAAGCCTTCGTCGAGGCCGAACGGCTGGACCCCATCCGCTTCGGCAAGCCGTACTTCCTCCAAGCCGACGGCGCCGTCGCCGCCAAGCCCTACGTGCTGCTCAGGGAAGCCCTCCAGCGCAGCGACAAGGTCGCTGTCGCCAAGTTCGCGTGGCACAACCGCGAGCGGCTCGGCGCACTGCGAGTAGTCGGCGACGCTATCGTCCTCCAGGTCCTGCACTGGCCGGATGAGATCCGCTCGGCCGAAGGACTCGCCCCCAGGGCTGTCGACATCTCCGACTCGGAGGTCGAGGAAGCCATGGCGTTGATGGAGGCCATCGGCGGCACCGACATCAGCCAGTACCGCGACCAGTACCGCGCGGCGGTGGAAGCCGTCATCGAGGCCAAGACCGCGGGCGTCGAGCCGCCCGAGATAGAGGCGCCAGCCGAGCCCAAGGGCAAGGTGGTCGATCTCATGGCCGCCCTACAGGACAGCGTGCGGGCCGCCAAGAAGAGCCGCGGCGAGGACACCGGCGACGAAGCCGAGGTGCATGAGATCAGCGGGCAGCGGCCGGCGCCGAAGAAGAAGGCCGCGAAGAAGACTTCTGCGAAGAAGGCGAGCACGGGCGGGAAGAAGACGGCCGCGAAGAAGACCTCGAGGAAGAGGCCGGCGTCGTAA
- a CDS encoding HNH endonuclease family protein: MLTTAGLIGSVPSSWAASSTPSTASSVAGPVSATELPEPPTAEEARAELDDLTVAPEDHVPGYSRAKFPHWATQYGTCDTREVVLARDGDQVTQDGQCRATVGSWRSAYDGAVPDAASKVDIDHVVPLKEAWRSGASQWTTADRRAFANDLAHSQLIAVSAHSNRAKSDRDPSDWQPDLASYHCTYARAWISVKHAYALTTDEEEHAALTGMLDTCA; the protein is encoded by the coding sequence ATGCTGACAACCGCCGGCCTCATCGGTTCCGTTCCTTCGAGTTGGGCTGCATCGAGCACCCCGAGTACTGCGTCTTCCGTCGCCGGTCCCGTGTCGGCGACGGAGCTCCCAGAACCGCCGACTGCTGAGGAGGCCCGGGCGGAACTAGATGATCTGACCGTCGCACCCGAGGACCATGTGCCCGGCTACAGCCGGGCGAAGTTCCCCCACTGGGCCACCCAGTACGGCACCTGCGACACCCGCGAAGTCGTCCTCGCCCGGGACGGCGATCAGGTCACCCAGGACGGTCAGTGCCGGGCCACGGTCGGCAGCTGGCGCTCGGCATACGACGGCGCGGTGCCCGACGCGGCGTCCAAGGTGGACATCGACCACGTCGTGCCGTTGAAAGAGGCATGGCGGTCCGGCGCCTCGCAGTGGACGACCGCGGACCGCCGGGCCTTCGCCAACGACCTCGCCCATTCCCAGCTCATCGCCGTCTCAGCCCACTCCAACCGGGCAAAGAGCGACAGGGACCCCTCCGATTGGCAGCCAGACCTGGCCAGCTACCACTGCACGTACGCCCGCGCGTGGATCTCGGTGAAACACGCCTACGCCCTCACCACCGACGAGGAAGAACATGCCGCGCTGACCGGCATGCTCGACACCTGCGCCTGA